In one Methylobacterium sp. SyP6R genomic region, the following are encoded:
- a CDS encoding TRAP transporter small permease yields MSHAFDAASAGPEPERAAARPRLPGPLAAIEAAMGGLNRLILLMGGVALVAACLVLSYSVVIRYVLKVPTEWQDETAVFLIVGATFLSAAGVQARRGHVAIEALTGLLSPRANRLRLLFADIVSLGFVAFFAWKSWTLLHEAWVDGQISQSTWGPPLWIPYSLMAVGMTLLALQFLLQIAESLARGPEAAGFADPKIGLGADLKSPPKGPAR; encoded by the coding sequence GTGAGCCACGCCTTCGACGCGGCCTCCGCCGGGCCTGAGCCGGAGCGCGCGGCGGCGCGGCCCCGCCTGCCCGGACCGCTCGCGGCGATCGAGGCCGCGATGGGCGGCCTCAACCGGCTGATCCTGCTGATGGGCGGCGTCGCCCTCGTCGCCGCCTGCCTGGTGCTGAGCTACAGCGTCGTCATCCGCTACGTCCTCAAGGTCCCGACCGAGTGGCAGGACGAGACGGCGGTGTTCCTCATCGTCGGCGCCACCTTCCTGTCGGCGGCCGGCGTCCAGGCCCGGCGCGGCCACGTCGCCATCGAGGCGCTGACCGGCCTCCTGTCGCCGCGGGCGAACCGCCTGCGCCTGCTCTTTGCCGACATCGTCAGCCTCGGCTTCGTCGCCTTCTTCGCCTGGAAGAGCTGGACGCTGCTGCACGAGGCCTGGGTCGACGGCCAGATCTCGCAATCGACCTGGGGCCCACCGCTCTGGATTCCCTATTCGCTGATGGCGGTCGGCATGACGCTGCTCGCCCTGCAATTCCTGCTCCAGATTGCGGAAAGCCTCGCCCGCGGCCCGGAGGCCGCCGGCTTCGCCGACCCGAAGATCGGCCTCGGCGCCGACCTCAAGAGCCCGCCGAAAGGACCCGCCCGATGA